AGCATTCTGATCACCAGAAAAATTCACGCGCAGATTATTACTCCCAGGTAAAACTTCCCATGCTTCTACCAAAGGATGATTTTTTAATTCACTAATTACAGGATCAATTTTTCCCAAGGTTGACAACATAATTTGTTGTCGAGCCAAACGCTGATAAAGTTGTTTGAGTGAAGCACTTTCTACTAAAAAACCTAACTCCATAATTCCAATTGAAGTACACAGTTCCGCTAAATCGCTGAGAACATGGGACGAAATTAAAATTGTCATCCCAGCTTCTTGCAATGCTTTGATAATTTCGCGGAATTGCATTCTGGCGATGGGGTCTAGTCCCGATACCGGTTCATCTAGGAGTAATAAAATTGGCTCATGGATGATAGTGCGTGCTAAACTGAGGCGCTGTTTCATCCCCCGCGACAGTGTAGAAATTAAACTGTTGCGTTTATTACCTAATTGAATGAGTTCTAAAACTTCGTGTAGACGCTGAGTACGACGTGGTTCGCGCAAACGATACAACCGCGCAAAGTAATCAAGGTAATCCCAAACAGTTAAATCTTCATACAGGGGATAGTCATCGGGTAAGTAGCCAAGACGACGCTTGATAGTCGGGTTACTCTTGTCCCGTACCATGCGATCGCCGTTAATATATATCTCACCCGTAGTTGGTTCTTCAGCCGTTGCTAACATCCGAATGAGAGTTGTTTTACCCGCACCATTCGGCCCTATCAGTCCGTATACTTCACCCGTTTCGATTTCTAAATGAACATCATTTACGGCTATGTACCGTTCAAATTGCTTAGTAAGTCCACAGGTGCGAATTGCTAATTCTTTTACCATATCTAAAGGAGTACGGTGGTTAATTACACACTAACCTAGCCTCTCTTTAGCCCTGTTGTCAGTCTCGTTTCCAAAATTGAAACTGAGTTATGATCAAATTTGTCTTCAGTGTTTAAATATACAGCTAATAACATTTCAGGCTGATAAAAAAGTAGGTAAAGTATATAACTTACCTACTTGTTCGCAAATATTCTATTTTTTGAGAGATTTTGACAAATTAACAAGACTTACGCACAAAGATTATCTGAGGAGATTGGGTGAAAGGGTGAAAGGGTTTGGGGTGTAAGGATTTTGAATAAGTACACTCTATACCCCTAAACCCTCGCCAAAGCCCTTGATTTTTCGTTTTTATGCGTAAGTCCTGATTAAATTGGATTTGATATGTGCAAACTTAACTCATCATCGAGGCAGATGACATCACAGATTCACCATCATTGACTGTTCCATTAGAAGATTGACTACTAAAGGCGTAGCGTTGTTCAGGTATGGGATAACCAGCTTCACCAAATGCTTCACGTATGGCTTTGT
Above is a genomic segment from Aulosira sp. FACHB-615 containing:
- a CDS encoding ABC transporter ATP-binding protein, with amino-acid sequence MVKELAIRTCGLTKQFERYIAVNDVHLEIETGEVYGLIGPNGAGKTTLIRMLATAEEPTTGEIYINGDRMVRDKSNPTIKRRLGYLPDDYPLYEDLTVWDYLDYFARLYRLREPRRTQRLHEVLELIQLGNKRNSLISTLSRGMKQRLSLARTIIHEPILLLLDEPVSGLDPIARMQFREIIKALQEAGMTILISSHVLSDLAELCTSIGIMELGFLVESASLKQLYQRLARQQIMLSTLGKIDPVISELKNHPLVEAWEVLPGSNNLRVNFSGDQNACAELLRSLIQANIPITDFHCTQEDLESIFLKLGHKQAS